A window of Pan paniscus chromosome 10, NHGRI_mPanPan1-v2.0_pri, whole genome shotgun sequence contains these coding sequences:
- the CBX5 gene encoding chromobox protein homolog 5 isoform X1: METSSLQGPPQDKTLSRLTFCQLLALFLSCATGGSNPHQPYQLTWQITNFETHEVLNETSHVAPLNTWFPDLYFNLDKIALTDKHHQGLPKPNRFTGPTGGLLGTYITDQTEKDWQQARRISVSRNGFYACPGFRTEPMKSTCGGIMSLYCASWSCVTTNDGAWKWKTQPWYISMSYVQPCTRTRYSATCNLIRVKFEEAAKTDPRWTTGLIWGLNLYQTPAYGLPIQIRLLVNPVSAPVPVGPNPVLTGRAPPQSGIRQEAPTAGAQSPPGVPNPVSFQSSNPPSQTGNPVLTGSAPSQSGDSVITGKAPPQSGSPSPPPSKSPLALAETTHMPPDPETSNRLLSLIRGAYLALNQTRPESTTSCWLCLASSPPYYEGIASISNFTNSTSHFGCAWEQHKKLTLAEVSGSGTCIGRVPPSHQHLCNRTLAVPRTSHYLIPSGPDWWACNAGLTPCVSTAVFNNNEDYCILVQVVPQVYYQTAESFESQFDQKYLTSLTRMRREPVSLTLAVMLGLGVAAGVGTGTAALVSGSYHLQQLRTAVDEDLRAIEHSITKLEESLTSLSEVVLQNRRGLDIIFLKEGGLCAALKEQCCFYADHSGVVKDSMAKLRKRLDDRQRERESQQSWFETWYSQSPWFSTLISTILGPLILLMLILTFGPCIFNRLLTLIKDKLNIVHAMVLTQRYQAVKTDEETQD, translated from the coding sequence ATGGAGACTTCGTCGCTCCAGGGACCCCCTCAAGATAAGACTCTCTCGCGTCTAACCTTTTGCCAATTGTTAGcccttttcctttcctgtgcTACCGGGGGCAGCAACCCCCATCAGCCCTATCAATTGACTTGGCAAATAACTAATTTTGAAACTCATGAAGTCCTCAACGAGACTTCACACGTAGCCCCCTTGAACACCTGGTTCCCTGACCTATATTTTAACTTAGACAAAATAGCCCTGACCGATAAACATCACCAGGGCTTGCCCAAACCTAATCGTTTTACAGGACCAACGGGGGGCCTATTAGGAACCTATATTACTGATCAGACAGAAAAAGACTGGCAACAGGCTAGGAGAATATCCGTAAGCCGGAATGGGTTCTACGCCTGTCCAGGATTCAGGACAGAACCAATGAAAAGTACTTGTGGAGGAATAATGTCCCTGTACTGCGCAAGTTGGTCTTGTGTGACAACTAATGATGGGGCGTGGAAATGGAAAACCCAACCCTGGTACATATCCATGTCCTATGTCCAGCCTTGTACCAGGACCCGGTATTCGGCCACCTGTAACTTAATCCGTGTCAAATTTGAGGAGGCCGCAAAAACTGACCCCCGCTGGACAACTGGACTAATTTGGGGCCTAAATCTATACCAAACCCCAGCATATGGGCTCCCTATCCAAATTAGACTATTAGTGAACCCGGTATCTGCCCCAGTTCCGGTGGGACCAAACCCGGTTCTAACAGGGAGAGCACCTCCTCAGTCAGGGATCCGGCAAGAAGCCCCGACCGCCGGTGCCCAGTCTCCTCCAGGAGTGCCAAACCCAGTATCTTTTCAGTCAAGTAACCCACCTTCCCAAACAGGGAACCCAGTTCTAACAGGGAGTGCACCTTCTCAGTCAGGGGACTCAGTTATAACAGGGAAGGCGCCTCCTCAGTCAGGCTCCCCGTCTCCCCCACCATCCAAATCCCCATTGGCGCTCGCGGAGACCACCCACATGCCTCCGGACCCGGAAACAAGCAATAGACTCCTCAGCCTCATCAGAGGCGCTTACCTCGCCTTGAACCAGACAAGGCCTGAATCCACCACCTCCTGCTGGCTCTGCCTGGCCTCGAGCCCCCCTTACTATGAAGGTATTGCCTCTATTAGTAATTTTACTAACTCCACTAGTCATTTTGGGTGTGCATGGGAACAGCACAAGAAACTTACCCTAGCAGAAGTGTCAGGGTCGGGAACCTGTATAGGCCGGGTGCCCCCCAGTCACCAACATCTCTGTAATAGAACCTTGGCAGTACCCAGAACTAGTCACTATCTAATACCCTCTGGGCCAGACTGGTGGGCTTGCAACGCCGGACTCACCCCTTGTGTGTCCACGGCTGTCTTCAACAACAATGAAGACTATTGTATACTAGTACAAGTTGTGCCTCAAGTTTACTATCAAACTGCAGAGTCCTTTGAATCCCAGTTTGACCAGAAATACCTCACTAGCCTCACTAGAATGAGAAGAGAACCTGTTTCCCTCACCCTCGCTGTTATGTTAGGATTGGGAGTAGCGGCTGGAGTCGGGACAGGAACTGCGGCACTAGTAAGTGGCAGCTACCACCTGCAGCAACTCAGAACAGCCGTAGATGAAGACCTCAGGGCCATAGAACACTCCATTACCAAACTTGAAGAATCTCTAACCTCCCTGTCCGAAGTAGTACTCCAAAATCGACGGGGACTGGacataatttttctaaaagagGGCGGGCTCTGTGCAGCCCTTAAAGAGCAGTGTTGCTTTTACGCTGATCACTCAGGAGTAGTTAAAGACTCTATGGCAAAACTTAGAAAAAGACTAGAtgatagacagagagagagagaatcccaACAAAGCTGGTTTGAAACCTGGTACAGCCAATCCCCCTGGTTTAGTACTCTCATCTCCACCATCCTAGGGCCCCTGATCCTGCTTATGCTCATCTTAACTTTCGGGCCCTGCATTTTTAACCGCTTGCTTACCCTaattaaagataaattaaacATAGTGCATGCCATGGTCCTGACTCAGCGATACCAGGCAGTCAAGACTGACGAAGAGACTCAAGATTGA
- the CBX5 gene encoding chromobox protein homolog 5 isoform X2, with amino-acid sequence MGQTLTTPLSLTLAHFPDVRARAHNLSVEIRKGRWKTFCFSEWPTLGVGWPQDGTFDLSIILQVKTKVTDPGPRGHPDQVAYILTWEDLVRDPPPWVKPFLPSASPSQSTLLAVETPRNQTPVPLKPVLPDESQRDLLLLDPLPPPSHNPLLNPPPYSSPAPSVLSPAPSSTPSAPPLTPSTASAPSTPLYPTLSPTPSSTPTLTPTPSPAPPELTPQTPPQTPRLRLRWAKDPGNQPTWQSSLFPLRTVNRTVQYWPFSASDLYNWKTHNPPFSQDPQVLTALIESVLLTHQPTWDDCQQLLQVLLTTEERQRVLLEARKHVPGPGGLPTQLPNEIDEGFPLTRPDWDYETASGRESLRIYRQALLAGLKGAGKRPTNLAKVRTITQEKNESPAAFMERLLEGFRMYTPFDPEAPEHKATVAMSFIDQAALDIKSKLQRLDGIQT; translated from the coding sequence ATGGGACAGACTCTGACGACTCCCCTATCTTTGACTCTCGCTCACTTTCCTGACGTAAGGGCGCGAGCCCACAACCTCTCTGTAGAAATTCGCAAGGGGCGATGGAAAACCTTTTGCTTCTCCGAATGGCCCACCCTCGGTGTAGGGTGGCCCCAGGATGGAACTTTTGACCTCTCAATTATCTTGCAGGTTAAAACAAAGGTGACGGACCCGGGGCCCAGAGGCCACCCTGACCAGGTGGCCTATATCCTTACCTGGGAAGACCTAGTTCGGGACCCACCCCCATGGGTGAAGCCCTTCCTCCCCTCGGCATCCCCCTCCCAGTCGACCCTCCTCGCCGTGGAAACCCCCCGAAACCAGACCCCGGTCCCCCTGAAGCCTGTACTCCCGGATGAGAGTCAGAGGGACCTCCTCCTCCTAgaccccctccctcctccatctcACAATCCCCTCCTTAATCCCCCTCCTTATTCCTCACCCGCACCCTCCGTGTTGtcccctgccccttcctctaCCCCTTCGGCACCGCCCCTTACTCCCTCCACCGCTTCGGCTCCTTCCACCCCCTTGTACCCGACTCTTTCCCCAACCCCTTCTTCCACCCCCACTCTGACCCCAACCCCCTCGCCGGCACCACCTGAACTCACCCCTCAGACCCCACCTCAGACACCCCGCCTCCGCCTGCGGTGGGCCAAGGACCCTGGCAACCAGCCCACCTGGCAGTCCTCCCTTTTTCCCCTCCGCACCGTGAATCGCACGGTCCAGTATTGGCCCTTCTCGGCCTCAGATCTGTACAATTGGAAGACCCATAACCCTCCCTTCTCCCAAGACCCGCAGGTCCTGACCGCTCTGATAGAATCTGTCCTTCTCACTCACCAACCCACTTGGGACGACTGTCAACAGCTCTTGCAGGTTCTTCTGACCACAGAAGAGAGGCAACGAGTCCTCCTCGAGGCCCGGAAACATGTGCCAGGGCCAGGAGGACTCCCGACCCAGCTCCCCAACGAGATAGATGAGGGATTTCCCCTCACCCGCCCGGATTGGGACTATGAAACAGCATCAGGTAGGGAGAGTCTCCGAATCTATCGCCAGGCTCTGCTGGCAGGTCTCAAAGGGGCCGGAAAGCGCCCCACCAATTTGGCCAAGGTAAGAACTATTACTCAGGAAAAGAATGAAAGCCCGGCGGCATTCATGGAGAGGCTCCTAGAGGGGTTTCGAATGTACACTCCATTCGATCCGGAGGCCCCGGAGCACAAGGCCACTGTGGCTATGTCATTCATAGATCAGGCAGCTCTAGACATAAAGAGCAAGCTCCAGAGATTAGACGGGATTCAGACTTAG